In one window of Osmia lignaria lignaria isolate PbOS001 chromosome 11, iyOsmLign1, whole genome shotgun sequence DNA:
- the Sou gene encoding required for meiotic nuclear division 5 protein souji isoform X2, which produces MEACNAVEREVDKILLKFGVVNEHAETVLQDLINHIESLKKEFAEVPPDHELTPVQVQVLKDAMKKVCETVHRLTTEHRELHGSVSKVGKAIDRNFTADFASTSREDVFSGPEKTHLLNQVICQHFYRHGMLDIAAELAAEAGIKTDEGTKEPFTELNYILDCLKQRNLEPALEWAKKHREALLAQNSSLEFKLHRLHFIRLIQQGPSKQTEAIAYARQNLTQYVGRHGKEVQALMGTLLYLPHGIQSSPYSHLLDPTLWLDIHDVFTREACTLFGLSLDSPLSVCINAGCTALPTLLNIKQVMQQRQVNTVWNGKDELPIEIDLGKQGRYHSVFACPILRQQSTENNPPMKLVCGHVISRDALNKLTNANKLKCPYCPVEQNPEDARLIYF; this is translated from the exons ATGGAGGCGTGTAATGCCGTTGAACGTGAAGTTGAcaaaattttactaaaatttgGTGTGGTAAACGAACATGCAGAGACAGTATTGCAAGATTtgataaatcatattgaatctttaaaaaaagaattcgcaGAAG TACCACCTGATCATGAGTTAACACCAGTTCAGGTGCAAGTGTTGAAAGATGCAATGAAAAAGGTTTGCGAAACCGTTCATCGTTTAACCACTGAACATCGAGAATTACACGGTTCTGTCTCAAAAGTGGGAAAAGCAATAGACAGAAATTTTACGGCTGATTTTGCTAGTACCAGTAGAGAAGATGTTTTCTCTGGTCCAGAAAAGACTCATCTTTTAAATCAAGTAATTTGTCAACATTTCTATCGTCACGGAATGTTGGACATCGCAGCCGAATTAGCAGCT GAAGCTGGGATTAAAACGGACGAAGGAACGAAAGAACCGTTCACAGAATTAAATTACATTCTGGATTGTTTAAAACAAAGGAACCTTGAACCTGCGCTAGAATGGGCTAAAAAACACCGGGAAGCACTTTTAGCACAA AATTCTTCGCTCGAATTTAAATTGCACAGGTTACATTTCATAAGACTGATTCAGCAAGGTCCTAGCAAACAAACGGAAGCAATAGCATACGCGCGACAAAATCTCACGCAGTACGTTGGTCGTCACGGGAAAGAAGTACAAGCATTAATGGGAACGCTACTCTATTTACCACACGGAATACAATCATCCCCTTACAGTCATCTGTTAGATCCCACTTTGTGGCTCGATATTCACGATGTGTTCACAAGAGAGGCGTGCACCTTATTTGGTTTAAGCTTAGACAGTCCTCTCTCAGTGTG CATCAACGCTGGCTGTACCGCGTTGCCGACACTTTTGAATATCAAGCAAGTGATGCAACAAAGGCAGGTAAATACCGTTTGGAATGGAAAAGACGAATTGCCG ATCGAAATAGATCTGGGGAAACAGGGTCGTTATCATTCTGTTTTCGCGTGTCCGATTCTAAGGCAACAAAGCACAGAGAACAATCCGCCGATGAAATTGGTTTGTGGTCACGTTATTTCGAGGGACGCATTAAATAAGCTTACCAACGCAAACAA ATTGAAATGTCCATACTGTCCGGTTGAACAGAATCCAGAGGATGCTAGACTTATATATTTCTAG
- the prel gene encoding preli-like, giving the protein MVKHYEDSIIFQFNWNQVAQAFWQRYPNPNSAHVLTEDTISRRVRNGILHSTRLLTKTNKRVPKWGERFIKTNVVKIVEESTVDLKAKTLTTYTRNLGYTTVMSIVEKVVYKVCDENPNWTIAKRSAWIDSRAFGFSRAIQAFGLDKFKKNCKQMYTGFNYVLAHMFPHTAQHMNPQMGIAHRLDEAAGAKSSLAEGFQTSLQGKAEKVKDAAKKAKDLAKEKAGTIYVV; this is encoded by the exons ATGGTTAAACACTATGAGGATAgtataattttccaatttaattgGAATCAAGTTGCACAAGCATTTTGGCAAAGATATCCAAATCCTAACAG CGCTCATGTACTGACAGAAGACACTATATCAAGAAGAGTTAGAAATGGAATTTTACATAGTACAAGGCTCCTGACAAAAACTAATAAACGTGTGCCCAAGTGGGGAGAAAGGTTTATTAAAACCAATGTTGTCAAGATTGTTGAAGAGAGTACGGTAGATTTGAAGGCAAAAACTTTGACAACATATACGCGAAATTTGGGCTATACTACAGTTATG AGTATCGTCGAGAAGGTTGTTTATAAAGTTTGCGATGAGAATCCAAATTGGACCATAGCAAAAAGGTCCGCATGGATAGACAGTCGAGCTTTTGGATTTAGTAGGGCTATTCAAGCGTTTGGGCtggataaatttaaaaagaattgtaAACAGATGTATACTGGTTTCAATTACGTTTTAGCGCATATGTTTCCACACACGGCGCAACATATGAATCCTCAAATGGGAATCGCTCATCGT CTTGACGAAGCAGCTGGAGCAAAGTCTAGTCTCGCGGAAGGTTTTCAAACTTCTTTGCAAGGTAAAGCGGAGAAAGTAAAGGATGCTGCAAAGAAAGCGAAAGATTTAGCAAAGGAAAAAGCTGGAACAATTTATGTGGTATAA
- the LOC117603880 gene encoding uncharacterized protein LOC117603880 isoform X2 — MWLFYVIFVTALSGRMITHAQVDGFVFDGPADRPSSNGVTTSSLRSSTPTPTTTTPRTPTTTVTASPLVDALFDACVARCPATPEYNPVCGSDNVDYDNPGRLSCAATCGKDITLKYYGKCATTKIRGG; from the exons ATGTGGTTGTTTTACGTGATTTTTG TTACTGCATTGAGTGGGAGGATGATCACACATGCACAG GTGGACGGATTCGTTTTCGACGGGCCGGCGGACAGACCGTCTTCAAATGGAGTAACGACTTCCAGTTTGAGAAGCAGCACCCCAACACCGACGACCACGACTCCGAGGACACCGACGACGACGGTGACTGCTTCTCCTTTGGTGGATGCTCTATTCGATGCTTGCGTTGCGAGGTGTCCG GCGACACCGGAGTATAATCCCGTTTGCGGATCGGACAACGTCGACTATGATAATCCAGGACGATTAAGTTGCGCAGCGACGTGTGGTAAAG ATATTACGCTAAAATATTACGGGAAATGCGCGACTACGAAGATCAGAGGAGGATAA
- the LOC117603880 gene encoding uncharacterized protein LOC117603880 isoform X1, translating into MWLFYVIFVTALSGRMITHAQFPFDDDASLSRANFFEVDGFVFDGPADRPSSNGVTTSSLRSSTPTPTTTTPRTPTTTVTASPLVDALFDACVARCPATPEYNPVCGSDNVDYDNPGRLSCAATCGKDITLKYYGKCATTKIRGG; encoded by the exons ATGTGGTTGTTTTACGTGATTTTTG TTACTGCATTGAGTGGGAGGATGATCACACATGCACAG TTCCCTTTTGACGATGACGCTTCTTTATCGAGAGCTAATTTTTTCGAGGTGGACGGATTCGTTTTCGACGGGCCGGCGGACAGACCGTCTTCAAATGGAGTAACGACTTCCAGTTTGAGAAGCAGCACCCCAACACCGACGACCACGACTCCGAGGACACCGACGACGACGGTGACTGCTTCTCCTTTGGTGGATGCTCTATTCGATGCTTGCGTTGCGAGGTGTCCG GCGACACCGGAGTATAATCCCGTTTGCGGATCGGACAACGTCGACTATGATAATCCAGGACGATTAAGTTGCGCAGCGACGTGTGGTAAAG ATATTACGCTAAAATATTACGGGAAATGCGCGACTACGAAGATCAGAGGAGGATAA
- the Spt gene encoding spitting Image: MSVKTKEVKRILVPIEEKINKLGELIRDSSFCANDTASTESVFFEQLKCLGEKFDVLSKEEINDYEEMESKITTIVKEFSSLEYVNESIENVDKQTAEQILSNVLDKFKLTLEALEKLGCLPLKQRLMDCLEYVSEMGQANEIEHFQNIRELGTSILELLGPLQIYRKNLASRSLAEKIILYLCQLCTAFKLLVQLVQEQHRLNAPIYNCKKYICERLCFCLKMLMEILDIPDPLPEDEISERENHFVYRMDLVLDILSEMPSKSQQDQISECQELWYRIEDVFSYAMAIAQVCNPCNFKAITGTCQSIISEYENLKFQLTSESSDTALNNLFINSLSDALYRLERKINISVLNLVMEVFSDPFNALKKLVTICGNSLNAKQRSKNDLADAIEDFDQIIDKSMQIGLFAIASCKDRNRINQIRNSLASLESLETELISAITTFYLHPESKEMRANVKLLTTQWQMEVNKLQDAINLIMDSAAYCQVVLDDLQERVSIMSNCLDNREPVTQTQVQTVVLRSLSLSRQISATISDIGSDTIERQTIMMVRELKAAIFEADTASKNLLTENATEPQQLRVIKRCELILNVMKRLHPALVAIMNNTTLMNTSYGKHGKGQGDTIHDVSNRLASTIGKSADSHQQKSLTYIRTPYTVSTYKSPLSIQTANNVSRTQLNLSCLIPYIKKGREMRTERSIMYKTPCRNDSVDQSLIDGTFKLRNLTTIRQHLFSRDSISLQDDTCLTEESMNLTDILEKFVSSCTTLSTTGSKSHYIDETQCDTTANKSGQKSATNLTESLVECIGTRSRITSKMNECSAIGGGDGPSIVDESKPYSNTQRSNNNTEITQKRLFGD, from the exons atgTCTGTAAAAACGAAGGAAGTAAAGAGAATATTAGTACCCATAGAGGAGAAA ATAAATAAATTGGGAGAGCTCATAAGGGACAGTTCATTCTGTGCAAACGACACAGCATCGACAGAATCTGTGTTTTTTGAACAATTGAAATGTTTAGGAGAAAAGTTTGATGTTCTGTCAAAAGAGGAGATTAATGATTATGAAGAAATGGAGTCAAAAATTACCACCATAGTAAAGGAATTTTCTTCCTTAGAATATGTTAACGAGTCG ATCGAAAATGTTGACAAACAAACAGCTGAACAAATCTTATCGAATGTTCTTGATAAGTTTAAATTGACACTGGAAGCTCTAGAAAAATTAGGATGTTTGCCTCTGAAACAAAGATTAATGGATTGCTTGGAATATGTTAGCGAAATGGGTCAAGCAAATGAGATTGAACACTTTCAAAACATCAGG GAGTTGGGCACTTCTATTTTGGAATTGCTGGGACCATTACAAATATATCGTAAGAACCTGGCGTCTCGATCACTCgccgaaaaaattattttgtacttGTGTCAATTGTGCACAGCATTCAAACTGTTAGTACAATTAGTGCAAGAACAACATCGGCTAAACGCGCCAATCTAT AATTGCAAGAAATATATTTGCGAAAGACTCTGTTTTTGCTTAAAGATGCTAATGGAAATACTGGACATACCAGATCCATTACCCGAGGATGAAATATCCGAGAGAGAAAATCACTTTGTTTACCG AATGGACTTGGTACTGGATATTTTATCGGAAATGCCGAGTAAATCGCAACAAGATCAAATATCAGAATGTCAAGAATTATGGTATCGAATAGAAGACGTATTTTCATATGCGATGGCGATCGCGCAAGTTTGCAATCCATGTAACTTTAAAGCGATAACCGGAACTTGTCAGTCTATTATATCAGAATAcgagaatttaaaatttcaactcaCATCCGAATCATCCGATACGGCATTAAATAATCTATTCATAAATAGTTTAAGCGACGCACTTTATCGACTAGAACGTAAAATCAATATATCAGTATTGAATCTCGTTATGGAAGTCTTTAGCGATCCTTTTAATGCTTTGAAAAAACTCGTCACGATCTGTGGTAATTCGTTAAACGCCAAACAACGATCCAAGAATGATTTGGCCGACGCCATAGAAGATTTTGATCAAATTATAGACAAATCGATGCAGATAGGATTATTTGCTATTGCGTCTTGCAAGGATAGAAATC GGATCAATCAGATCCGAAACAGTCTAGCAAGTCTTGAATCATTAGAAACTGAATTAATTTCCGCCATTACTACGTTTTACTTGCACCCAGAGAGCAAAGAAATGCGTGCAAATGTAAAATTACTGACCACGCAATGGCAAATGGAAGTTAATAAATTACAAGATGCGATAAATTTGATTATGGATTCAGCAGCATATTGTCAG GTAGTTTTGGACGATCTTCAAGAGCGTGTCTCGATAATGTCTAATTGTCTCGATAATAGAGAACCAGTCACTCAAACGCAAGTACAAACCGTCGTGCTTAGATCTTTGTCACTATCTCGACAAATTAGTGCCACTATAAGTGATATTGGAAGCGACACTATAGAAAGACAAACGATAATGATGGTTAGAGAATTGAAAGCTG CAATATTTGAGGCTGATACTGCATCAAAAAACCTTTTAACGGAAAATGCAACGGAACCACAGCAATTACGTGTAATAAAACGATGCGAATTAATATTGAATGTGATGAAACGGTTGCATCCTGCTTTGGTTGCTATTATGAACAATACAACGTTGATGAATACAAGTTATGGAAAACACGGGAAAGGGCAGGGTGATACTATTCATG ATGTAAGCAATAGATTGGCATCGACGATTGGCAAATCAGCGGACAGTCATCAACAGAAATCCCTAACTTATATAAGAACACCTTATACAG TGAGCACTTACAAGTCTCCATTATCTATACAAACGGCAAACAACGTCTCTAGAACGCAATTGAATTTATCGTGTCTGATTCCATACATTAAAAAGGGACGCGAGATGCGCACTGAACGTTCAATCATGTATAAAACTCCATGTAGAAATGACTCTGTTGATCAATCTTTGATCGACGGAACATTTAAACTGAGAAATTTGACTACCATCAGACAACATCTTTTCAGCAGAGACAGTATTAGTTTGCAGGATGATACTTGTTTGACCGAAGAAAGTATGAATCTGACAG atattttagAGAAATTTGTAAGTTCCTGTACAACTTTGAGTACAACTGGATCGAAATCTCACTACATAGATGAGACACAGTGCGACACAACAGCTAATAAATCGGGTCAAAAATCTGCTACAAATCTAACAGAATCGTTGGTAGAATGTATCGGTACCCGATCTAGAATAACTAGTAAAATGAATGAATGTTCTGCAATCGGCGGTGGAGATGGTCCATCGATCGTGGACGAGTCGAAACCGTATAGTAACACTCAAAGATCAAATAATAATACTGAAATAACTCAGAAGCGATTATTTGGGgattaa
- the Sou gene encoding required for meiotic nuclear division 5 protein souji isoform X1 yields MEACNAVEREVDKILLKFGVVNEHAETVLQDLINHIESLKKEFAEVPPDHELTPVQVQVLKDAMKKVCETVHRLTTEHRELHGSVSKVGKAIDRNFTADFASTSREDVFSGPEKTHLLNQVICQHFYRHGMLDIAAELAAEAGIKTDEGTKEPFTELNYILDCLKQRNLEPALEWAKKHREALLAQNSSLEFKLHRLHFIRLIQQGPSKQTEAIAYARQNLTQYVGRHGKEVQALMGTLLYLPHGIQSSPYSHLLDPTLWLDIHDVFTREACTLFGLSLDSPLSVCINAGCTALPTLLNIKQVMQQRQVNTVWNGKDELPIEIDLGKQGRYHSVFACPILRQQSTENNPPMKLVCGHVISRDALNKLTNANKKNRFFFRLKCPYCPVEQNPEDARLIYF; encoded by the exons ATGGAGGCGTGTAATGCCGTTGAACGTGAAGTTGAcaaaattttactaaaatttgGTGTGGTAAACGAACATGCAGAGACAGTATTGCAAGATTtgataaatcatattgaatctttaaaaaaagaattcgcaGAAG TACCACCTGATCATGAGTTAACACCAGTTCAGGTGCAAGTGTTGAAAGATGCAATGAAAAAGGTTTGCGAAACCGTTCATCGTTTAACCACTGAACATCGAGAATTACACGGTTCTGTCTCAAAAGTGGGAAAAGCAATAGACAGAAATTTTACGGCTGATTTTGCTAGTACCAGTAGAGAAGATGTTTTCTCTGGTCCAGAAAAGACTCATCTTTTAAATCAAGTAATTTGTCAACATTTCTATCGTCACGGAATGTTGGACATCGCAGCCGAATTAGCAGCT GAAGCTGGGATTAAAACGGACGAAGGAACGAAAGAACCGTTCACAGAATTAAATTACATTCTGGATTGTTTAAAACAAAGGAACCTTGAACCTGCGCTAGAATGGGCTAAAAAACACCGGGAAGCACTTTTAGCACAA AATTCTTCGCTCGAATTTAAATTGCACAGGTTACATTTCATAAGACTGATTCAGCAAGGTCCTAGCAAACAAACGGAAGCAATAGCATACGCGCGACAAAATCTCACGCAGTACGTTGGTCGTCACGGGAAAGAAGTACAAGCATTAATGGGAACGCTACTCTATTTACCACACGGAATACAATCATCCCCTTACAGTCATCTGTTAGATCCCACTTTGTGGCTCGATATTCACGATGTGTTCACAAGAGAGGCGTGCACCTTATTTGGTTTAAGCTTAGACAGTCCTCTCTCAGTGTG CATCAACGCTGGCTGTACCGCGTTGCCGACACTTTTGAATATCAAGCAAGTGATGCAACAAAGGCAGGTAAATACCGTTTGGAATGGAAAAGACGAATTGCCG ATCGAAATAGATCTGGGGAAACAGGGTCGTTATCATTCTGTTTTCGCGTGTCCGATTCTAAGGCAACAAAGCACAGAGAACAATCCGCCGATGAAATTGGTTTGTGGTCACGTTATTTCGAGGGACGCATTAAATAAGCTTACCAACGCAAACAA gaaaaaccgattttttttcAGATTGAAATGTCCATACTGTCCGGTTGAACAGAATCCAGAGGATGCTAGACTTATATATTTCTAG
- the LOC117604101 gene encoding V-type proton ATPase subunit e 2 has product MGASVLPILFFTILWGIVGIVLPIFVPKSANRGILQVMLMLTAFTCWLFWLCCYLAQMNPLIGPKLSNTTILMMAREWTHVQIE; this is encoded by the exons atgggaGCGTCGGTATTaccaatattatttttcacgataCTTTGGGGAATCGTTGGAATCGTTTTACCCATTTTCGTTCCAAAAAGTGCTAATCGCGG AATTCTTCAGGTTATGCTGATGTTGACAGCTTTCACATGTTGGTTATT CTGGTTATGTTGTTATCTGGCACAAATGAACCCACTAATTGGACCAAAATTATCCAATACTACAATTCTTATGATGGCTCGAGAATGG ACTCACGTTCAAATCGAATAG